Part of the Caulifigura coniformis genome, CGCTGATCCGAGAATTTCTGGATTGGCGTGTCGATTTCCGCAGTGGTCGATCGACGCAGTCATGTTCCCACGCAACTCGTCCCTTTCAGGAGCACTTTCCCATGTCGGATTCATCCAGCACCATTCGCCTGCATCGCGTCCTTCGGGCCCCTGCCGAACGGATTTACAAGGCGTTCCTCGACCCGGACGCCCTTTGCCGGTGGCTGCCGCCGTTTGGCTTCCTGGGGAAGATCGAACGGATCGACCCCCGAGAAGGGGGCGGCTATCACATGTCGTTCACGAACTTCGGCACGGGGCAGAGCCAGTGGTTCGAGAGCCGCTTCGTGGAACTTGTTCCGGGCGAGCGAATCGTCCTCGCCGACACGTTCGACAAGCCTGGTCCGGCCGGGAGCATGACCAAGACCATCACTCTGCGGCCGGTGAGCTGCGGGACGGAACTGGAAATCGTGCATGCCGGGATTCCCTCGGTCATCCCCCCGGAGATGTGTTACCTCGGCTGGCAGGAGTCACTGCGCCAACTGGCCTCGCTGGTGGAGCCGGAGATTCCGGGTTAAGGCGATTCGGACTCGCGCCGGCAGGGGGGCCGCCCCTGCCGGGGGACGCCAGGGCTGATCACTTTCTCAGGATGGGCCAGTTCGTCGTTGCCGCAAAATGACTTGCGGTAACGAAAGTCGACCGACCGTGAAAAAGTGACTCGCCCCGCCCCAATCCCCACCCGCCCAAGCACTTCCGAATACCGAGGACCAAGCTCTCCCGCGCAACCGCCCCCGTCATGGTGGAGGACACCATGATCACAACCACCGTCAACCTGTCGTCACACAACCCGGCCCGGCCGGCTCCATGTCCGCGCCACCCACGCTCTCCCGATCCTTCCACTGAACTTCCGCAGGAAAAGAGGGCGAGGAGTACAGGACCACCCACACAACGCGCCCTCCTTGCCCCCCTCGACGTCAAACACCTCCGCAGTGTTCCCAATCCCTGCCCGCCCAGCCGCGGGACGGGCGAATCCTTGACATTTCCTTGCGTTCTCCCGTAGCATGCTCCGCTCTTCACAGAGTCCAGACTTAAAATTGCCTGATCCCCTGATTGGATCAGGAGTTGGGGCGATTCAGCCCCGGGTTCAATCGACGCTGGCATGATCGGCCGCGTGGATCATTTCGAGTTGAGGCGAGTGCGATGGCTGTTCCCAAGAGGCGGACCTCGAAGTCCAAGAAGAAGATGCGTCGCAGCCATTTCGCTGTGAAGCCGATGAAGCTGCAGACGTGCCCGCAGTGCAACACGTTCAAGCCTTCGCATGTCGTTTGCCCCAATTGCGGCAGCTACCAGGGCCGCACGGTGGTTGAAGCTCAGGACTGAACGGCATGCGCATCGCCCTCGACGCGATGGGGGGCGACTTCGCCCCGCAGATCAACGTGCAAGGCGCGATCGATGCGCTGTG contains:
- the rpmF gene encoding 50S ribosomal protein L32; translation: MAVPKRRTSKSKKKMRRSHFAVKPMKLQTCPQCNTFKPSHVVCPNCGSYQGRTVVEAQD
- a CDS encoding SRPBCC family protein, with protein sequence MSDSSSTIRLHRVLRAPAERIYKAFLDPDALCRWLPPFGFLGKIERIDPREGGGYHMSFTNFGTGQSQWFESRFVELVPGERIVLADTFDKPGPAGSMTKTITLRPVSCGTELEIVHAGIPSVIPPEMCYLGWQESLRQLASLVEPEIPG